In the bacterium genome, one interval contains:
- a CDS encoding sigma-54 dependent transcriptional regulator, with amino-acid sequence MAKIISTDTIEDIFGSSPAMQDINRLIKIASGSNTNILILGESGVGKEVVAQSIHKLSNRKDKPFVVVDCSTMAPNLIESELFGHEKGAFTGANTTKPGKFEMADGGTLFLDEIGNISPEIQAKLLRYIETQTFERVGGHKSIKTSVRFITATNVDLKEVSDKGLFRLDLYHRLNVFPLIIPPLRERKDDLPLFIYRFLEIMAKKNNRLIPHISEKAMTCLIEYDYPGNLRELRNIIERLVVTSDTDIDVKNLPSEIKNATKKLSTKKIEFSYDPSMSLKEISRQALHIIEKEWIHNTLAHTGDHYGKAAEILGITPRTLYNKMKELKIRAK; translated from the coding sequence ATGGCCAAAATCATATCCACTGATACCATTGAAGACATTTTTGGCTCATCGCCTGCCATGCAGGACATTAACAGGCTTATTAAAATTGCTTCCGGATCCAATACAAATATCCTTATTTTAGGGGAATCGGGCGTGGGTAAAGAAGTTGTGGCCCAAAGCATTCACAAACTCTCCAACCGAAAAGATAAACCTTTTGTTGTGGTTGATTGCAGCACCATGGCTCCCAATTTAATTGAAAGCGAACTCTTTGGACACGAAAAAGGCGCCTTTACCGGAGCTAATACAACCAAGCCTGGAAAATTTGAAATGGCTGATGGAGGCACCTTATTTTTAGATGAAATTGGCAATATTTCACCCGAAATTCAGGCCAAACTATTGCGCTATATTGAAACACAAACTTTTGAGCGTGTTGGTGGTCATAAATCTATTAAAACCTCGGTACGTTTTATTACAGCCACCAACGTAGATTTAAAAGAAGTATCCGATAAAGGACTTTTTAGACTCGATCTCTATCACCGTCTTAATGTATTTCCCCTGATTATCCCGCCATTGCGCGAGAGAAAAGATGATCTTCCCCTCTTCATCTATCGTTTTCTAGAAATCATGGCTAAAAAAAACAACCGGCTCATCCCTCATATTAGCGAAAAAGCCATGACGTGCTTAATTGAATATGATTACCCCGGAAACTTGAGAGAACTGCGTAATATTATTGAACGACTTGTAGTAACTAGCGATACAGATATCGATGTAAAAAATTTGCCTTCCGAAATTAAAAACGCGACTAAAAAATTAAGCACCAAGAAAATTGAATTCAGCTACGACCCTTCGATGAGTTTAAAAGAAATATCACGTCAGGCTTTACATATTATCGAAAAGGAATGGATTCATAATACACTGGCTCACACGGGTGATCATTATGGTAAAGCGGCTGAAATTTTAGGAATCACGCCCCGCACTCTTTATAATAAAATGAAGGAACTTAAAATAAGAGCCAAATAA
- a CDS encoding response regulator has product MKILIIDDEPIARMLLNDILEDFSWEIVEAENCFDAYEKIKGGESFDVALVDWNTPKMSGLDFVKNVRELSNGKDIPLIMTTGQNDMENVQAALMAGANEYLMKPFDKAMVLDKLRMVGLNLPE; this is encoded by the coding sequence ATGAAAATCTTAATTATCGATGATGAGCCAATTGCCCGCATGTTGCTAAATGATATTTTAGAAGATTTTTCTTGGGAAATTGTTGAAGCCGAAAACTGTTTTGATGCCTATGAAAAAATAAAAGGGGGCGAATCGTTTGATGTTGCTCTCGTAGACTGGAATACCCCCAAAATGTCAGGTCTTGATTTTGTAAAAAATGTACGTGAATTATCTAACGGTAAAGACATTCCTCTTATTATGACCACCGGCCAGAATGATATGGAAAACGTTCAGGCAGCCTTAATGGCAGGTGCCAATGAGTATCTCATGAAGCCCTTCGATAAAGCGATGGTGCTTGATAAGCTCAGGATGGTTGGTTTAAATCTTCCGGAATAA